Proteins co-encoded in one Bacillus infantis NRRL B-14911 genomic window:
- a CDS encoding glycosyltransferase family 2 protein encodes MSLPLVSILIPAYNRPVTLKTAIESALNQTYPCKEIIICDDSSDNRVEEMMKACFSGTDNIRYYKNEKNLFLKNWHKLLDLASGEYVNYLMDDDVFDKYKIEKMMYYFQGFLDIKLVTSYRQTIDEKGNWLSPLYATERLFHETRVMDGKVLADMALSRCLNIIGEPTTVLFKKEDLKEPFGVFADQQYSLLNDMAAWLNLLSDGRAVYMPEPLSFFRLHANQNNNVLGPAAFSEWLDLLVAAREKGFLALDELYKQGLLNYRSRVAGIERYTTDISRIDQIIKDL; translated from the coding sequence ATGTCTTTGCCCCTTGTGAGCATTCTAATTCCTGCCTATAATCGGCCGGTTACTCTTAAGACAGCAATCGAGAGCGCGCTAAACCAGACTTATCCCTGCAAAGAGATTATTATTTGTGATGACAGCTCTGACAACAGGGTAGAAGAGATGATGAAAGCCTGCTTCAGCGGTACAGACAATATCCGCTATTATAAAAATGAGAAAAATTTATTTTTGAAAAACTGGCATAAGCTGCTTGACCTGGCTTCAGGAGAATATGTCAATTACTTAATGGATGACGATGTTTTTGATAAATATAAAATCGAGAAAATGATGTATTACTTCCAAGGGTTCCTGGATATAAAGCTAGTCACCTCCTATAGGCAGACAATTGATGAAAAGGGGAATTGGCTGTCTCCGCTGTATGCAACTGAAAGGCTTTTCCATGAAACAAGGGTGATGGACGGGAAGGTTCTTGCTGATATGGCCCTTTCCCGCTGTTTGAATATCATAGGGGAGCCCACGACCGTTTTGTTTAAGAAAGAGGACTTGAAAGAGCCGTTTGGGGTTTTTGCAGACCAGCAATATTCACTCCTGAATGATATGGCAGCCTGGCTGAATCTTCTGTCCGATGGCAGGGCGGTTTATATGCCTGAACCTTTGAGCTTTTTCCGCCTGCATGCAAATCAGAACAATAATGTCCTTGGACCAGCAGCATTCAGTGAATGGCTTGATCTCCTGGTTGCTGCGAGGGAAAAAGGGTTTCTTGCATTGGATGAACTGTATAAACAGGGACTGTTAAATTATCGCTCCAGAGTGGCGGGGATTGAACGGTATACCACGGATATCAGTCGAATAGACCAGATTATCAAAGACTTATAG
- a CDS encoding glycosyltransferase family 2 protein, whose translation MVNKAAAKELVSIVIPFYNCQYIARAVESAQRQSYPYVEIIVVDDGSTMYTEQLAPYMNSIRYIRKNNGGTASALNEGIKQARGTYFAWLSSDDEIQPSKVRAQLAFMQRRGNMISFTNFNQIDSQGRMIRASLNRKYTDQLTFYRDLKDFCPVNGSTVMAHMKVIRSIGPFNEKLKNTQDYEMWLRIALQYEFGFLDVPLTHYRVHERMGSKVRAHDSTVEIAALHQIYKPKIAEHIRKLEAVSG comes from the coding sequence ATGGTCAATAAAGCGGCTGCAAAGGAACTTGTGTCAATTGTCATTCCGTTTTACAATTGCCAATATATTGCGAGGGCAGTCGAGAGTGCACAAAGGCAAAGCTACCCATATGTTGAAATTATTGTAGTGGACGATGGCTCCACAATGTATACTGAGCAGCTGGCTCCTTATATGAACAGCATCCGCTATATACGAAAAAATAATGGCGGGACAGCATCAGCCCTTAACGAAGGAATAAAGCAGGCAAGGGGGACGTATTTTGCCTGGCTGAGCTCAGATGATGAGATCCAGCCGTCTAAGGTCCGGGCCCAGCTTGCTTTTATGCAGAGAAGGGGAAATATGATCTCCTTTACAAATTTCAATCAGATCGACAGCCAAGGCAGAATGATCAGAGCTTCTCTCAATAGGAAATATACCGACCAGCTTACCTTTTACCGTGACTTGAAGGATTTTTGTCCTGTCAACGGTTCTACTGTAATGGCTCATATGAAAGTCATACGGAGTATAGGGCCGTTCAATGAAAAGTTAAAAAATACCCAGGATTATGAGATGTGGCTGAGAATCGCTTTGCAATACGAATTTGGGTTCCTGGATGTGCCTTTGACACATTACAGGGTTCATGAAAGGATGGGCAGCAAGGTTCGTGCACACGATTCCACTGTAGAAATTGCAGCTCTTCATCAAATTTATAAACCTAAAATTGCCGAACATATCCGGAAGCTTGAAGCGGTATCCGGATGA